The segment GTTGCTGGTGCTTAAAAAAAAAGTCCACGACATCTGGGGGGACGAGGACGATCCCATAGCAGGGAGCAACGGCAAATGATCCTCTCGCTTTTGGAAGAGGTCGTTGCCACTGGCGCCCGACTTGCTAAAGCGGCGGCTGTCATTGGCATCAGCGCACGTACTTTGATTCGGTGGCGCCAGCAAGGCGGCGGTCAAGATCAGCGCCAGGGGCCTTCGGATGCCCCGGCCAACAAACTTAGCGAACAGGAACGACAGCAGGTGCTGGCCGTCGCCAACAGTGCGCCTTTCCGGGATCTTTCCCCTAAGCAGATCGTTCCCCAACTTGCCGACCAGGGTGTTTATCTGGCCTCGGAATCGACCTTTTACCGGGTTCTCAAAGAGCATGCGATGCTTGCCCACCGTCAGGCGTCCAAACCGGCGGTCACACATCGTCCCAAGGCCCACGTGGCCACTGGCCCGTGCCAGGTGTGGAGCTGGGACATCACGTATCTGAAGACATCCGTTAAGGGCCTGTTTTTCTATCTTTACATGGTTCTCGATGTCTGGAGCCGAAAGATCATGGCGGCCCAGGTATTTGCAGAAGAATCCATGGAGCACAGCGCAATGTTGGTGTCCCAAGCCTGCGCGTTTCATGGAGTGCA is part of the Methanoculleus sp. SDB genome and harbors:
- a CDS encoding integrase — its product is MILSLLEEVVATGARLAKAAAVIGISARTLIRWRQQGGGQDQRQGPSDAPANKLSEQERQQVLAVANSAPFRDLSPKQIVPQLADQGVYLASESTFYRVLKEHAMLAHRQASKPAVTHRPKAHVATGPCQVWSWDITYLKTSVKGLFFYLYMVLDVWSRKIMAAQVFAEESMEHSAMLVSQACAFHGVQPEKLVLHSDNGGPMKGATMLATLHNLGVTPSFSRPSVSNDNPYSESLFRTMKYRPEYPARPFETVEQAQSWIDQFVFWYNTRHLHSSIRFVTPDDRHYGREQAILANRQKVYTEARRRNPNRWSKEIRNWDPIKCVWLNPEKTPANSINHLEEAA